The stretch of DNA agctctttacatttgtcgCTATTTAGTTTCACTCTATTCTCAGATGACCACTGCATGACAGTGTTTGCAATTACCTGGGATTTGCTATTGGCTCCTTTAACAACAATTTCAGATGTAGTTGTGTTATCAACATACTTCCAAATACTACCGACATTGTTGATTTCTAAGTCGTTGATGAGCACTAAAAACAACCACGgacaaatagctttgtatcaaGGTATCACGCAAGGTGActatccggaaattcaaaacgCTGtatttcgaaacgaaagacttCACGGAACGGGAAACTTGGAAagagatttatttctaggtcatcttcaaacAGCGGGTCAGGGTTGGCAAAATCTTTTCATGTCGGTTTCCGCGGAATAgcgaaatttccaaaaaaatgcaatttacGATTACGaagaagaaaaaccaaaaaaaaacaagaacaaaaagtcAACAACACAGGATCCTACGTGCCGTCACCCATCCAAGTAGCAACCCCAGCCAACCGGGCtgaaggacggtgcctactaattcaaaggtatttttgcgcggttttactggatatgcgggaaaagcagatcttcacaagtattattgaaatccaaaaagaaaattggggataacctcgcatttttcgaagataattaatcaacattatttgtaaagagctttaaaatacaaagcaatgtatggcgttctttgccaaattgaagcttaattatctctgaaaaatgcgttgttgcCCCCAACCAAGAGCAGTTGCCAAGTTCCGCGCAaaaataagcaccgccgataggaaatctgagtatctcgagatgcgcagaacgtatgcgcaataacaatagtaggcaccgtccttacttTCAGTGTGAAGCACAAGCACGTagctaataggccatttccaagttcatctctgcctcctcttcaaagcgagtctaagtgcgaagttttcctTATAAAAATTAGTAATTACaagaacttcgcacttagactcgctttgaagaggaggcagacatgaactcggagaTGGCCTATTGCCGTAGCAGACTACGAAGAAGAAAAAGACACGTAACTGGTTTTTTATACCGTTGGGCTGCCTGTTACacaggtttttgtgagatttttgtgCCCTTGTGGATTCGTTGTTTGGTGTAAACATTAGATAATTGCATACGTGGCCTGAAATATTCATATGGGAGCAGTTTTCATAACGATGACAGGAATCTGTTTAGTCATTCTGTTGGAaaggcaacaatatttctttaagcttatcTACTGCTCATTTAGGTGAAGTTTTACATTCTTtaccaaatttaatttatgcaacaattgtttataaacaagaagctattttgaaaataaacattttttccCCGGACTGATAACTTGTTAGGGTGTTTGGAAGTGAATACGAAAATTTGAAGAGGACAAAGACGTACtaaaggcaacccagtttacgttCACAGAGCGTCTAGTTGTTATAGCTACAGACATGTGTTTACAATTTTGCATGAGAAAATGTATTCGCTCGCCTCAAATTCGTTCCCGCGAATTGTTTTCAGCAATTACAATGCCTATTTAGCAGTGCCACAACATCTCTTCTATATCCTGTGCGGCGTATGAAATAAATTACAGGATTTGCTGTTCAACCGACCAGGCAAGTAAAATAGAAGTCAACCCAAATTTCAAATGAACATATGGGGCTGTTACGAGCCTTTCGAAAGTTGGAGACCAAGGAatgacaaaaatcaaagaagtAAAAATAAAGAGCTTGGTCAGGTTCCTTCGTGACTTCACAATACCAGCATTGTGGCTTACTTGGCGTCGACAGTAAACCATACATGATTAACGACGCGTGCGTAACACAAGATTATGGCAGTGCTTGACAAAATAAGACCAAACAAAAAGAGAACAACGGAATAAATTGTCCTGGGGGTTTCAAACCCATCCGGTGCGACCGTTGTTATATTTGATGTTGTGTTGCTCCAGCGTTGATCGAAGTCAAGTCCCTATGAATATCCAGGTATACTCAGAAAAACAGCGAAAATGTAGAGTATGATAACTTTATTGACTAGCGACGTCGTCGCTTTTCTCATGTGAACGAACGGCTTCAAAATTGGAAAGTACCCTTCCACAGCCAGAGAAACGTAAATGTAAATTGAATCCAGAGTATTCATGcatgaaaatattaaaaagtggAAAAGACGATTGGTTGCGGAGGATGATGATATTGGCGAAAACTAGGGCGGAAAACCCTAAATCTGCGTTAGCAAGCGTCCGTATAAGAAATGTGTTTGGACTTTCGCATGGCTTGCCTTTTGTGACTTGAAGGTCAAATATGACGGTCAGTTGCAAGCTCCCAGCAATATCGCAGATGTAGATTAAAATGACCAAGTACTTTGTAACGGAGCAAAATACCTCGTCCGACTGCATGATTCAAATGCCCAAGTTTTATCAGTGTTTCGGTAACGATCACCTTTTCGAAAcgatttatttcatcatattctTTTGCGACGGAAATccagttaaggtaattcccttgaaattgttctactatcaaacttttttgcaaacttggcaaaattaacattcatgatatgaacatttaaaaaatgcaataaaaaaatggggtcaccgtgcttgtttacgcgtcagcaggttCTTAAAatgggtatttttactgttttcgcgttaaaaattcgaatcaccttcatacagaattaagccttggttacttcaaagacacaaaattttattttgaaaataaagcttcttttatttacataagcagtaatgcttcatttacgccgactttgattccctggttgtgggaatattgcactttttgggacagttccgtggttagcttgaagtcctcgccttgggtaaaatacaccccggtacggaactgttttccacaaaaaactcatgttctactatcaaactttttttcttcttcagatatgttctttattagactgttcttagcaaatacctgaaaaaaaaatcgggggtcaccgtgctcgtttgagagaaaaggagcatttatttcgctatcgggtttagtttgagcgaaatctcttacgttttgtatgcgcacttgctcatgtgcgcgcgctaatgacgcgaaaatcgtgcgcagtagggatgcgcaatgcaatactaaggaattaccttaacttcCACCATTATCCTACGGTGACAGGACAAGGctcaggaaattttttttcaattctctttcaAATGCAATCAGTAATTTTGGCGTATAGCATGATTACTAAGACGGAACTTCAACAACGACAATCGCGCCAAGAATTAAAACAtcttttaaaattacaaaagacTTTATATTAAACATAACATTGCTTCAATAgcgtttttgacatatttcaCTCATACTGTTTTGAGCTGAGACTGCAACAATTGAAGTTTGAAGTTTTTTTCTAGAATTCTTAACAGACCACTTTAAAGTATTGTGCTTTACGTTTTCTTCTGGCTTGACTATTATTAGAGGTGAAAATACAGCTGAACATCTTAAGCCACTGTCTTCTTCGATCAGGTTGACTTGAAAAACCCTCAACTAGATTCTGTGCGTGGAAAGTGGTTTCGTTTCCTAAAATATTGATCACTAGATGAACTGGTTGAAGGCTTGGTAAGTAGATTATATTTATTTCATAAAGGAAAAGCTGCCAGGACATTTACTCTTTGGGTCTAGTTTGCAAGCTGCGTTAATTGAATTTGTCGATTTCTCACAACATTGCAAAATGTTTAAACACTGCATGAAACTCTCTGATTTTGAAATCCTGGTTTTTCTATAAATGTTTCACACATTGCAAGAaaactacaacaacaaaaaaaggaattggTAGTGAAATTACAAAGAACTGCATTTCCAATACAGAGAAAAGGCAAAAACCTTTTCTGTCCGGTCTATTTTACAAAACGAATCTCTAATATCAGCATTTCAAGTAACCTGTCCTACATGCTGCTTTATATCTCATCGCTTAGTGATCTAATTTGAGAaaatgaccaaaacagaaagaggAAGTGCCCTCTACATATATctgacaaaaaaaagcaaaagcagACGAGATCTTTTCCACTCGATTGGGCTCCCCAGCTTGGACGCGGGTGCACCTCTATTCACCGAAACATGATGGACAAGACTCTCCTGCTTGCTGCGCGACAGTTTATTGTTCTCCTTTCTTCTTCAGCTGCGTAAGTGTATAGCTGTTTGTGGCGTTAATTTTGGGAAAGTTTGGTCTCCTTCGTTTACAGCAAGTGCAACACTTGAAAAGCTTGGTAACTTCCCGACGAAAGTTCGCGCTGCGAAATGAGTAAAGCACTGGATTCGCTGTCGAGCCGGCCATGGCAAGAACGATGGAAGACAATTTCAATCTCCGCTTATGATCAGAGTCTGatacaaactgatttacaacGCGCATGGTGAAATTTGGACACCAAGTTACATTTCGCAGTTTATTGTtctcctttcttcttctttcttcttcagcTGCGTAAGTGTATAGCTGTTTGTGGCGTTAATTTTGGGAAAGTTTGGTCTCCTTCGTTTACAGCAAGTGCAACACTTGAAAAGCTTGGTAACTTCCCGACGAAAGTTCGGGCTGCGAAATGAGTAAAGCACTGGATTCGCTGTCGAGCCGGCCATGGCAAGAACGATGGAAGACAATTTCAATCTCCGCTTATGATCAGAGTCTGATACAAACTGTTTTACAACGCGCATGGTGAAATTTGGACACCAAGTTACTAGAAAAATTGCAGTTACTATTATGAACAGTTTTGTCAATTTACGACGCGACTTGAAAAGGACAATTTGAGTGGCCTCACTTGCTTCCGTGTCGAACCAAAGATGACAAATAACACGTGCATAGCAGAAAATTATAACAGCACTCGGTACAATGAAACCGGATACGAGCAAAAcgaatgaataaattacattGAAATTTTCCCTCCAAGTTGAAATGGTCATCGTTGCGTTTCCAGTTTCCTCGTGATTGCCAATGTTGAATACTTCGATGTAAATTCCCGGAACACCCAGAACTCCAGCCAGAACCCATGTTACTAGAATTACTTTACAAAGCAAAGACTTGGCTGCTTTGGCCAAGTACACAAATGGTTTTAGTATCGCAAAATACCTCTCTATCGACAGAGCAGCCAAGGTGAAAATCGACACCAGTGCTCGCACAATAAACAGGGAGGGTACGTAATCTTCGTCGTTGTACAATACAATCATGATCTCCACGAAACCTTGAACTGTGAAAATGACATCTGCCAGAGCAAGGTTGGATAGCAGCAAAGTATTAGCATTCTGAAGgctcttgtttttgcaaataACCACAATAACGATTATATTCCCCAAAAGATTCAGAATGAGAAGAACCGACGGGAAAAGCGTGAGCGTAACTGTAATAAAGgtttccatttttaaaaaagaacaaggctTTGGTAACGGTTTAAAAATTAAGTGGATTTTTTGGGATAATAGAGTTCCTCCGCCCAGGCAAAACAAATATACTCACAAATGAGTGACCTACCATTCGCTATGTAAACTGAATTTAATTGAATGAATTTAAAGATAAGCCGTGACAATGCAAGGAGCCCATCGGTAGAAAAGGTCGTTACGCTATACACTCTTTGtacacaaaacaaaacgacTTTTCATTCTGTTTACAAACTTGTCGGATCTTTACTGACGTTGTTTTCTATATCTTGATTATTGTGAAATAAGTGAGCTGATATAGCGACGGTAGCCAACCGTAACGGACTCTCTTATTTGTCGACTTGCACCTGTTTTTGTTATTTACAATCCAAAATGACAGAAAATTATCAATATTGAGCTTTCTTGGAGAAAAAGAATGCAAATGAATTGACTCAGCGGTATGGGTTGATGGCAAAAGTCATTTGCATCTCTCTAAATAACCTCTCAGCACCTTAATTACACTTTTAACAAACGTCCTTTTTTTCCGGCCGAGGCTTAACGTTCCTAATTTTATTACGATTTGGGCCTGAAAAGGTTCTTAAACACGTTCTTaaagttcgactacaaactgaaTAGTTCTTCAGCGTATCATGCAATACGAGAAACCACATTTTTGCGTTAaaaagaaaacgtatttgaTTCAACTTCAAACTGAGTTGCTCTTAAAGTGTCAGATTATGCAGTAAGAAAACCACGTTGTTAAGTTAAAATTACGTCCCTAAGTGTTTGAGTTAAATTAATTGTCCTGTTAGACTccagttttacatttcttttacctttatttgcactactcacaaaaacatcaacaacaaaacaaacaccaATGATCAAAGTAAACGACATTCTGAACCAACTTTCATCCTCTCTTCTTAGCCATGATGTTCTGAAAATTTTGCTTAATCTTAGCTTGTTGAACGTTCTtataagaaatgtttttataaaagaaagaGTGTAACTGAAATTCTTGAAATCACATATTTTTAACTGCTACAAAAAATGCACGAAATTTATTACTCATATAATGCACGTTTTTCTGACATTCTAACTGATTTTAAAAGCAGGCCgaaaaattaaggacggtgcctactaattaaagatatttttgccccggtgtgtgattatgcaggaaatgtagatcttaacaagtcttattgaaatccaaaaagaaaattgggggtaaccacgcttttttcaaagataattcatgaataatatttgtaaaaagctataaaatacaaagcaatgtatggcgttctttctaaaattgaagcttaattatctctcaaaaatgcatggttacccccaattttctttttggataccaagggtacttactaagatctactttctccggatagttttaaaccgcgcaaaaatatccttgcattagtaagcatcaccgataggaaatccgagtatctcgagatgcgcagaacgtatgcgcaataacaatagtaggcaccgtccttaaggcgaTAGATCACATAAATATTCTATGGTAGTTGTCGATTCGATTTCAGACCTATTTAGGTAATCTTTCAACCAGTGCAAGTGATGAAATAGTTTTGATGATACTACAagaatggttaccagtgcctttgcattattttcaggCATTATTTTCAggaaaatgagcaagaattgtaCTGTGAGactattaaatttaaaatactgacgcttttttaatgtttagtttCCTCGTTCCACCTCTATTAAGCCATCCTTCTGCGTAATTTTGATTCGAAAAATAGATGTTTATTGAGGCAAAAGTTATTCTGAAACTACTTGATGCAACAGAAAAAAACTCTCATGTCGCCCTGTATTTATGAAGAAGCACTGTTTCGATCTCTATCGTGCAGTTGGTAACATAAAAGGTTCGACATCAAATGAACCATTTCTGTCAGAATTACGTGGCCCGTTAATGGAACGTTCTTCGCACGTAAAATGCGAGAAACATTGACATGCTAAAAACACCGCGGCTGTATCAATAAAACTGATCACCAGCATCCTCCCTGATATTTAAAGCTAATAATTAGTCATGTTCCTGAACAGTCAGCAATAAACTTGCCTGCTCGAGTCAAAAAGTGACCCCTGTGAGCTTTGCTATATTTTAATTTATCTTCATTCCAAATTTCATCGCTTATTCGAATGCACCGAGGATAGCAGAGGTGCCGGCAGAacttgttattattgttattgatgtTTCTAAAACTAGTCGTCATTTTCAGATCTTTCTGCATTGTAAACTCAGCTGCGAGTACATTTAGGCGAGTTTATTTGGCTTGAACAATTTTCACCAAGCATGTATCGGCCTTATATGGTCACGGTAACCTTATATGGCAACACAAAGCCGAATATACAACTATGCCAATCAAATCTCTTGAAGTGCATAAAGCagtttgttgttaataaaagtaATTAGAACTTTTTGGGATTTTAAAGAGATCGTTACGAAAAAGCTTAATTAATTTTCAAGATCGGTTGTCGTTACAAACTCTCATCGCTACCTGGCAGTATTTGTATACAACAACCTGGTTTTTGAAATGCCGAGTGAGGCATTTTTATCCCTTTTACTGTACTTGGCCATTTTAATCTACATCTCAAATGTCATTGGGAACGTACTCGTCATATTGGTTCTTCAAGTCAAAAAACGACAGTCATGTGGGAGTCCAAACATGTGCCTTATACTAGCGTTAGCTCATGCCGATTTATGGTTTTCTGCCCTAGTCTTCGCCAATTTCCTAATCCTCTGCAACCAATTGTCTTTTCCACTTTTAAATATCTTCATGAATGCTCTGGCTTCAGTTTACATTTACGTTTTCTTAGCTGTGGAAAGGTACTTCGCAATTTTGAAGCCGTTCGTTCACATGAGAAAAGCGACGAAATCGCTAGTCAATAAAGTTGTTATCACAATCTACATTTTCGCTGTTGTTCTGAGCATACCTGGATATTTCATAGGGCCTCATACACGTAACTTCGATCAACGCTGGAGCAACACAACATCAAATACAACACCAGTCGCACCGGATGAGTTTGAAACCCTCAGGACAATTTATTCCGTTGGCCTCTTTTTATTTGGCCTTATTTTCCCAAGCATTGCCATAATCTTCTGTTACGCACGCGTCGTTCATCATGTATGGTTTACTGTCGACGCCAACAGGTCCACAAATGCTGGTATTGTCAAGTCACGACGGAAACTGACCAGGCTCTTTATTCTGACTACTTTGATTTTTATTATGACTTGGTCTCCAACTTTTGCAAGGCTTTTAACAACCCCGTTTGGCTCAAGAGCTCATTTGAACTTTGGGTTGACGTCTATGTTACTTTGCCTGGTTGGCTCGGCAGCAAATCCTTTGATTTACTTCTTTCGCTGCCCAGGATATCGAAGGGATGTTGTGGCACTGCTAACTGGGCATAGCAGTTGCTGTAAACAGGCAAAGATACGGCCATTTATCTCTGGAACTGGGTTAGAGCAAGCAAATGCGTTTCCTCTTGTAAAATTGGAAAGAACTGAAGCTAACACACCCGAGCAGGTCACGGTAATTTCCATAAGGAAACATCCCATCACTGAGCTTTAGGCAACGATAGTCTTTTCACGTCGGGTGTTTCTTTATTGCATCGGGAACTGCGTTTTTGCGCGATTTCTAACTAACCCTAAGAAagtaaattttcttttaagctCATTACTGATTCATCAGGTCAGCCAAATTCACCAATCACAGGtgtataccacatcacgtgGATGTTCACAAAGTATATGAAAATCTTTAAAAGATTTGGATACGATATCcaaatattttgtgatttttctttGCTGTCTTTACGAAACAATAGTCAGCCACTCGTTCTAGAAGGCTATACCAAAAACCTGTCCTTCGTGTTTCGTTAGGGCTTCCAAGGACCTCGAAACAATGAGATAGGCGTCGTGCTTTCATctttttatcggtgttttgaacccctgatgaaacactggCGCTagtttttgatatattacgTGAAAGCCAATGACATTTCCACGATGgaaacaaaacattcttttgCTTTGCTGTTTTTGGGTTACAACTGTTACTTcagagtctaacagacttccttgtgcttgtgctgtgtaatgtccatattcgctcacacccactgaatgaacatcaagagcCAATAGCCCATATTGGAGAGGGAAACTGATTTTACTCTTTGGATGGAGAGGGCCTGGAGCCCATTGTGTTGCCATGGAAACGTCACAAGGGGAACTTTGCAATGAGTATAACAACTGTAAAAGGTTTCCATTCTATATAGAAAAAGTCTTCAGAGatgttccattttttgtgattttacatcattttgtgtccactatgtgacgtcacaagtcgtctaatttgcataaatcaaaatcttgactAACTCGGCAACCAAGAGAGCAATCACAAAAAAGTAAACGCCGTTCtccatcattttgaaagctctttcgaacaagcaaataaaaaaaaattgtgtcacATGAAGCAGGTGTAGCCCTCAAGATTTCACCCGTAACATGCCAAAGGCCATGTAAAGGAAGGCCCGAAGGGCCTGAGCCCCTAGGGGGGTCTTGGGGCATGTTCCACcagaaaattcttcaaattagACCCTCGGAAATGCATTTTCCAGCCCTCTGAGGTgcaatcaatcaaaaagtgatgaaaataaaacaggGCAAAAAGATAAACTTCACAATGAATAAAGATATTTACTAACCATGTTGAAATGGGCATGCATCACAGAACCTTGAAAAATGGTCAGTGGAATCCCATTTATATCAAGTAATGATTTTGTTACTGAAAATGGCGTGGGAATCCAACAACGATCGATCGGGGGTGTTTTCCAAAGGTTTCTTACAGAAAATGTTTGGATTTTTATTAAAAGCACGTCTTAGAATCAGGAACACAGACAACACAAGGCAGtaattatattttctttagaaggtaaatgtttataaataaatttaatttgttttgcgcCATGAATATTCATTCTGCAGCTACCATCACCCGTAACATTGACTGGGCTCAGCCGTAACAGGTGTTACGGGTTATGGCCCCTAATGACAGCCCTGCTTAAGGTGGCACTTATAAGATTCCTTTTACCTTAAGCGCGTATAAATAAACGGCTATATCTATCTATGCATTTATCCACGCAGCCGGCCGACTTTTTGAATGAGGTGCGCTTTCTCTGACAAGTTACGAAGCCCTCGCCGTCGTTTTGTGCTTCGTATGGGAAGTATTCTGTTGAAATCATTGTTACGCGTACAATTTTAGCCTTTTGGTCTCAATAATCAGTGAG from Montipora capricornis isolate CH-2021 chromosome 9, ASM3666992v2, whole genome shotgun sequence encodes:
- the LOC138016175 gene encoding galanin receptor 2a-like, translated to METFITVTLTLFPSVLLILNLLGNIIVIVVICKNKSLQNANTLLLSNLALADVIFTVQGFVEIMIVLYNDEDYVPSLFIVRALVSIFTLAALSIERYFAILKPFVYLAKAAKSLLCKVILVTWVLAGVLGVPGIYIEVFNIGNHEETGNATMTISTWRENFNVIYSFVLLVSGFIVPSAVIIFCYARVICHLWFDTEASEATQIVLFKSRRKLTKLFIIVTAIFLVTWCPNFTMRVVKQFVSDSDHKRRLKLSSIVLAMAGSTANPVLYSFRSPNFRREVTKLFKCCTCCKRRRPNFPKINATNSYTLTQLKKKEEERRTINCEM